GGTACGTTTGCGGGGCGGCGTCGGTCGAAGTAGCGAGCCGATCGAATGCGCGTACGCGGCCTCGCAAAAAATTTTGCTCGAGACACAAATAGGGTATTTACAAACCTCAGAACCGTCTCTACAATCTCGCTTCTCTGTTGTTCAGCAGTCAACGAGACACGGGGGTATAGCTCAGCTGGGAGAGCGCTTGCATGGCATGCAAGAGGTCAGCGGTTCGATCCCGCTTACCTCCACCAGTTGAACGCAGAGTGAGTGAAGTTCGTGAAGCATTGAGTGACAGAAAAAATGCTTCACAAACGGAATGAAAGAAGTTAGAATTTCGTTCTCTGCTGTTGACGAAAATTAACGGCGAGAACAAAGTAGCAAGACAGATCTGAAAAGATTTTGTCCCCTTCGTCTAGAGGCCTAGGACATCACCCTTTCACGGTGAGTACAGGGGTTCGAATCCCCTAGGGGACGCCAGACATAGCGGCGTTTCGATAGAAACGAAGCGGGTCGACAAGAGCTTAACCGACGCTTGTCGATCAGGTGCAGGAAGTGGAGCGGTAGTTCAGTCGGTTAGAATACCGGCCTGTCACGCCGGGGGTCGCGGGTTCGAGTCCCGTCCGCTCCGCCATATCGAAAGCCCGTTCAGGCTGCATGTGAACGGGCTTTTTCGTTAAAGGTGTAAGCAGTACGTTGTCCCCTTCGTCTAGAGGCCTAGGACATCACCCTTTCACGGTGAGTACAGGGGTTCGAATCCCCTAGGGGACGCCAAGACAAGGCGTCGCTCGAACAAGTGTCGAGACGATGCGCCGGCAGGAAGTAACCGACGCCTGCCAGGCAAGCAGCAAGACTGGAGCGGTAGTTCAGTCGGTTAGAATACCGGCCTGTCACGCCGGGGGTCGCGGGTTCGAGTCCCGTCCGCTCCGCCAAATCGAAGCCCGTTCAGGCATACCTGAACGGGCTTTTTGTTTTGGCGCTGCAGGTCTGTTGCAGAGCGATGCTCTGCGTCGTCGCCGCATGCGTGCAAATCGGCATTGCAACGCGTGCCGGCTGCGCTATCGTGGCGGTGACGCAGGTTTCGCGATTACGCCATGTCCGATTCAGCCGCCGCTCCTCTCGTTTATCTGTTGCGCCCCGCCGAGCCGGGCGATTTCGAGTTCGCGGAAGCGCTCACGCACGGCAACATGAACGCGTACTACCAGCGCCATGGCCTCAGATGGCGCGCGGATCTCTTTTTTGCGAGCTGGCGCGATTCGGAGAACTTCATCCTCGAAGCCGACGGTGTGCCGATCGGCCTGTTGAGGATTACCGAGGAGGGCGATTCGCTGCACATCCGCGACGTGCAGATCGCGCCGGGGCACCGGCAGCGCGGCGCCGGCACCTACCTGCTCGAAACCTCGCACCGGTTCGCGAAGGCGCGCGGGCTGCGCGAGACGCAGTTGCGCGTGTTCGTCGACAATCCTGCCGCGCGGCTCTATCTGCGAATGGGGTATCGGCTCGCGGGGCCGCGTCTCGCGCAGTTCGGATCGATCCGCCATATGGCGCGGCCCGTGTCCTGATCGCGGCCCGAACGAGTGGCGATGCGCAATCGCTGCCGCGAGCGCGCGCCGATGCCCGGACTTGCGGTATCGAGCGCCGCCCGTCGACGCCTCATGGCCGGTGCGATGCGACTCGGCGCCATCGGGGCGTCATGAGCGAACGGTGGCGCCAAAGCGATCGGGCGCGGATGGCGCGGGTGGCGGCGCGCAATCGTCGAGCATGGATGGCTGTGCGTGCCCGAGCGATACGCGCGAATGTTCGACCGGCGGATTCGATGAAGAGGGGCGTGCTTCGCGAAATCACCCGGTGTCGAAGGCGCGAGGTGCCGGCTGGTCGATGCGTTATGCGGTCCGAACGAGCGCGCCGAACCGCTTCGGTTCGCCGAGGCACACGAATGGGAGTGCCTCGTGCGGACTTCAACCGGCTTCCATTTCCCGCGTGCGGTGAGCGCGGGCGTCGATCTATCGTTCCGTTGCCGTCCGAAGCCGCCGCTTATGGCCGCAAGTACGCATCTCTGGTGGTCTCGGCGGCTTCCGTGACCGAATCCATTGGATCAACCCGAATCCCGAGAATCGACCGCGCTCACAGCAGCGGTTGCGCATCCCCGTCGTCGGGCGACGCAAGTTCCGTCGCCGCGTGCATGTCGCCGCGCTGAATGAATGCGCGCGGGCTCGCGCCGAACGCGCGCCGGAACATCGCGGAGAACGCACTTTGGCTTTGGTAGCCGAGCTCATGCGCGATGTGCGACAGCGGCCGCCCCTGATTGAGGAGCGGAATCGCACGCGCGAGCAGCGCCTGCTGGCGCCATTGCGAAAAGCTCACGCCGAGTTCCTGCTTGAAGAGCCGCGCGATCGTTCGCGTGCTCGCACCGACGCCCGCCGCCCAGTGCTCGAGCGACTCGCCCTGCGCCGGATGCGCGAGCACCGCTTCGCATAGCGCGCGCAGCCGCTTCTCGGTCGGCATCGGCACCGCGAGCGGCAACGGCTCGGCGCGCGTGAGTTCGTCGAGCACGAGCGCGGCCAGCAGCCGCTCGCGCGCGCGATTGAGCGGGCGCACCTCGAGCGCGACGATCAACTCGCGCAACAGGCCCGACACCTCGACGACCCGGCACGCGTCGAGCCCGTCCGGCACCGCCGATTCATCGACATACAGCGTGCGCAGATACGCGTCCTCGACGATCACGACTTCGTGTGGAATTCGCGGCGGCACCCAGATTGCGCGCGACGGCGGCACCATCCACGTCGAGCCGGCCGTCGCGAGCCGCAGCACGCCGCGCGACGCGTACGCGAGCTGCGCCCACGCGTGCGAGTGCTGCGGCACGCGCATGCCGGCCGAGATCGCGCGGGCGCGCACGCGCATCGGGTGCGAGCGCGTCGGCGCGAATTCGGACGGAACGTCGATCGTGGCGGCGGCAGGTTGCGCCACAAGGGGAACGGACGGGCTCATCGATGTTCGAAGACGGGGTGGATGGTGCGTTCGGCTATTGTAGGGCGAGCCTTCTACCCGCCGCAGCGGGAATTTTCTTCGCCGATAATGCCGGATCGGCACCCTACGATCCTCCAGGAGACTTCGACATGATGTTCGCCACCACCGACCTTTGCGACGCGAACGAAGAGCGCCTCGCAGCCGGCACGCTGCGCGTGATCGAGCCCGTGTTCCGCTCGTTCGGCGGCGTGAGGCGCTTCGCGGGGCCGGCCGCGACGCTCAAGCTGTTCGAGGACAACACGCTCGTGCGCGCGGCGCTGGAGCAGGACGGCGCGGGGCGCGTGCTCGTCGTCGACGGCGGCGGCAGCCTGCGCTGCGCGCTCGTTGGCGGCAACCTCGGCAAGCTCGCCGAGAAGAACGGCTGGGTCGGCATCGTCGTGAACGGCTGCGTGCGCGATTCGGCCGAACTCGCCGAATGTCGCGCCGGCGTGCTCGCGCTCGCCGCGCATCCGCGCAAGAGCGACAAGCGCGGCGCCGGCGTGAGCGACGTGCCCGTCGACGTGCGCGGCACGCGCATCGCGCCGGGCGACTGGATCTACGCGGACGCCGACGGCATCCTCGTCAGCGACGCTGCGCTGCTCGCGTGATGCCGCGGCGTGCCGGCTCGATGGCACGACTGAAACAAGGAGAGAAGATGCAATGCGCCACGTATTCTGCTACGGGACCCTGAGAGCGGGCGAGATCAACGACATCGGCCGGGCGGCGGCGACGCACGGCATCGCCGCGCCGGTGCTCGTGGGCGCCGGGGCGGTGGCGGGACGGCTGTACGACTTCGGCAACTATCCGGGGATGGTCGCCGACAGCGGCCGCGATCTCGTCTGGGGCGACGTCTACGCGATCGACGCGCGGCTCGTGCCGGTGCTCGACGAGATCGAGGAGGTCTATCCCGGCGTCGAGGGGTTGTTCGTGCGGCAGCAGGCATCGGTCGAGCTCGGCGGGCACCGGTACGATTGCCTGTATTACCCGGTCGGCGCGCATTCGGTCGCGGGCAGGCCGCGCATCGAGTCGGGCGACTGGGTGCAGTATCGGCGTGCGCGCGCCGCGTGACGCATCGCGACGCGCGCGTGTGCGGTGGATGCGCCGGCACGTGCCAGCGTGGCGGTGTGCGACGCTTGGCGACAAGCGTTCATCACACGCGAGCGTCGATGAATCGACCGTTCTTCGGGCGCAGACGTGCATCCGATGTGCATTCGCGCCGACGCCTGTGGCGGCCCGAACGGAACCGCAAGGCCCGCGCGGGCCGCGAGACCGACGCTTGGGTATTCAACGGCTGCGGAACAAAAATGGAAATCCGTAGCTGAGCGCCGAACGCCGAACGACAAAAACGCCGCACACCATCACGTCCCCCGCGGCACGAGGCCCGGCTGATGTGCAACGAAAAAAGGCGCCCGACAGGCGCCTTTCGTTTGCACGGCCGAGGCCGAGCGGACGAGCCGCGCAGCCGGCCGCTCCGAGCAACCGGCGGCGGCGCGTCTCATCCGTCCGACGCCGCGCGTCGCTTAGATCTCCTCGTAAAGCGGCAGCGTCAGGAACTCGGTGAAGTTCTCCGACGTCGACATCTGCTCGAAGATGACCGCGGCACGGTCGTACGGCGCCGTGTCGCCGCCGACGACCTGCTTCACCTTCCCGAGCTCCGCCTTCGCGTATTCGCGCACGAGCTCGGCCGTCACCTTGCGGCCGTCGTCGAGCGTGCCCTTCGGCGAGCGGATCCACTGCCAGACCTGCGAGCGCGAGATTTCGGCCGTCGCCGCGTCTTCCATCAGATTGTGGATCGGCACGCAGCCGTTGCCCGCGAGCCACGAGCCGAGGTAGTGAATGCCGACGTTGATGTTGTTGCGCAGGCCCGCTTCGGTGATCGGCGCTTCCGGCTGGAAATCGAGCAGGTTCTTGCCCTCGATCTGCACGTCGTCGCGCTGCTTGCCGATCTGGTTCGGCTTGTCGCCGAGCACCTTGACGAACTCTTCCATCGCGAGCGACACGAGGCCCGGGTGCGCGACCCAGCCGCCGTCGTAGCCGTCGGTCGCATCGCGGTTCTTGTCCGCGCGCACGCCGGCCATCGCCTTCTCGTTCGCCTCCGGATCGTTCTTGATCGGGATCAGCGCGCTCATCCCGCCGATCGCCGGCGCGTTGCGCTTGTGGCAGGTCTTCAGCAGCAACAGCGCATACGCGCGCATGAACGGCACCGTCATCGTGATCTTCGCGCGGTCGGCGAGGCAGAAGTCGCGGTCGTTCTTGAACTTCTTGATCGCCGAGAAGATGTAGTCCCAGCGGCCCGCGTTCAGGCCAGAGCTGTGCTCGCGAAGCTCATAGAGGATCTCGTCCATCTCGAACGCGGCGAGGATCGTCTCGATCAGCACGGTCGCGCGGATCGTGCCGCGCGGAATGCCGACCGCTGCCTGCGCGGCGACGAAGATGTCGTTCCAGAGGCGCGCCTCGAGATGGCTTTCCATCTTCGGCAGGTAGAAGTACGGGCCGGAGCCGCGCGCGATCAGCTCCTTCGCGTTGTGGAACAGGAAGAGGGCGAAATCGAAGACGCCGCCCGACACGCGCTGGCCGTCCACCGTCACGTGCTTTTCGTCGAGGTGCCAGCCGCGCGGGCGCACGATCAGCGTCGCGATCTTGTCGTTGAGCTTGTACGACTTGCCGTTCTGCTCGAGCGAGATCGTGCGGCGCACCGCGTCCTTCAGGTTGATCTGGCCGTCGATCTGGTTGGTCCAGCTCGGCGCGTTCGAGTCCTCGAAGTCCGTCATGTACGAGTCCGCGCCCGAGTTCAGCGCGTTGATGATCATCTTGCGCTCGACGGGGCCCGTGATCTCGACGCGGCGGCACTGCAGATCCGCGGGCAGCGGCGCCACCTTCCAGTCGCCTTCGCGGATCGATTTCGTCTCGGCGAGGAAGTCGGGGCGCTCGCCGGCGTCGAGGTGCTTGGTGCGCTCGACGCGCGCGGCGAGCAGCTCGCGGCGGCGCGGCTCGAACTGGCGATGCAGCGTCGCGACGAGTTCGAGCGCCTCGGGCGTGAGGATCGCTTCGTAGCCGGGCTTGATCTCGCCCGTGATCGCCATGCCTTGCGGCAGCTTCAGCGTCGTGGTCATCGGTTTTCTCCTTGGTCGGTCAGTTACGGAGTGGTGCAATTGCGTGAATCCGGGCGGCGGCGCGTCGCGTCAGGCGGGCGCCGGGCGCGCGCGGCCGGCCGCTTTCGCGGCGGCGGGCGGCGCGTCGAGAAAGGCGAGCAACTCGGCCATGCCGGCGCCCGCGCCCGCGGGCACCGCGCCGAGCTCCTCGAGCGGCGCGCCCGTGCGGTTCAGCCAGAAGGTCCGGTAGCCGAACCAGCCGGCGCCCGCGACATCCCAGCCGTTCGACGACACGAACGCGATGTCGGCCGCGGCCGCATCGAACGCCGCCGTGCCGAGCGCGTACGCGGCGGGCGACGGCTTGTACGCGCGCACCGCGTCGACGGACAGCACGCGGTCGAAGAGGCCGCTCATCCCGGCGCTCTTGACCGCGATGTCGAGCATCTGCGGGTTGCCGTTCGACAGGATCGCGAGCTTCGGCGGCGCGCTGCGCGCCCGCAGCGCGCGCAGCGCCGGCACTGTGTCCGGATAGGTCGACAGGCATGCGTATTCGTCCATCAACCGTTTCTCGGCCGCGGCGGACAGCGCGAGGCCGAGTGCGCGCGCGGCAAAGCGCAGCGCGTCGAGCGTCAGTTCCCAGAACGGCCGATAGCGTCCGCCCGCCGGATCGGCGAGCGTGCGCAGCTGCGAGTATTCGATCTGCTTGCGCCGCCAGAGCTGCGACAGCGCCTCGCCGCGCCCGGGAAACATCTGCTCGGCCGCGGCGACGACCGCGTGCACGTCGAACAGCGTGCCGTACGCGTCGAAGAGAATCGCCTTCGGGAAGGCGGGCGGGGTGCCGGGCATGACGTTGCGCTCCACGATCAGAGGTCGAAGTCGATTCTATTAGTGATGACTTGAACTAAAAAAGACAGTAATCATCACTTGATCTTTTACTTTTCGATATCTAATCTGGAGCGACTTCAGATTCGACGGGGTGGCCGCGTCGCGCCGCCC
Above is a window of Burkholderia thailandensis E264 DNA encoding:
- a CDS encoding AraC family transcriptional regulator; the encoded protein is MSPSVPLVAQPAAATIDVPSEFAPTRSHPMRVRARAISAGMRVPQHSHAWAQLAYASRGVLRLATAGSTWMVPPSRAIWVPPRIPHEVVIVEDAYLRTLYVDESAVPDGLDACRVVEVSGLLRELIVALEVRPLNRARERLLAALVLDELTRAEPLPLAVPMPTEKRLRALCEAVLAHPAQGESLEHWAAGVGASTRTIARLFKQELGVSFSQWRQQALLARAIPLLNQGRPLSHIAHELGYQSQSAFSAMFRRAFGASPRAFIQRGDMHAATELASPDDGDAQPLL
- a CDS encoding GNAT family N-acetyltransferase gives rise to the protein MSDSAAAPLVYLLRPAEPGDFEFAEALTHGNMNAYYQRHGLRWRADLFFASWRDSENFILEADGVPIGLLRITEEGDSLHIRDVQIAPGHRQRGAGTYLLETSHRFAKARGLRETQLRVFVDNPAARLYLRMGYRLAGPRLAQFGSIRHMARPVS
- the aceB gene encoding malate synthase A, giving the protein MTTTLKLPQGMAITGEIKPGYEAILTPEALELVATLHRQFEPRRRELLAARVERTKHLDAGERPDFLAETKSIREGDWKVAPLPADLQCRRVEITGPVERKMIINALNSGADSYMTDFEDSNAPSWTNQIDGQINLKDAVRRTISLEQNGKSYKLNDKIATLIVRPRGWHLDEKHVTVDGQRVSGGVFDFALFLFHNAKELIARGSGPYFYLPKMESHLEARLWNDIFVAAQAAVGIPRGTIRATVLIETILAAFEMDEILYELREHSSGLNAGRWDYIFSAIKKFKNDRDFCLADRAKITMTVPFMRAYALLLLKTCHKRNAPAIGGMSALIPIKNDPEANEKAMAGVRADKNRDATDGYDGGWVAHPGLVSLAMEEFVKVLGDKPNQIGKQRDDVQIEGKNLLDFQPEAPITEAGLRNNINVGIHYLGSWLAGNGCVPIHNLMEDAATAEISRSQVWQWIRSPKGTLDDGRKVTAELVREYAKAELGKVKQVVGGDTAPYDRAAVIFEQMSTSENFTEFLTLPLYEEI
- a CDS encoding gamma-glutamylcyclotransferase family protein, producing the protein MRHVFCYGTLRAGEINDIGRAAATHGIAAPVLVGAGAVAGRLYDFGNYPGMVADSGRDLVWGDVYAIDARLVPVLDEIEEVYPGVEGLFVRQQASVELGGHRYDCLYYPVGAHSVAGRPRIESGDWVQYRRARAA
- a CDS encoding haloacid dehalogenase type II, whose protein sequence is MIVERNVMPGTPPAFPKAILFDAYGTLFDVHAVVAAAEQMFPGRGEALSQLWRRKQIEYSQLRTLADPAGGRYRPFWELTLDALRFAARALGLALSAAAEKRLMDEYACLSTYPDTVPALRALRARSAPPKLAILSNGNPQMLDIAVKSAGMSGLFDRVLSVDAVRAYKPSPAAYALGTAAFDAAAADIAFVSSNGWDVAGAGWFGYRTFWLNRTGAPLEELGAVPAGAGAGMAELLAFLDAPPAAAKAAGRARPAPA
- the rraA gene encoding ribonuclease E activity regulator RraA, translated to MMFATTDLCDANEERLAAGTLRVIEPVFRSFGGVRRFAGPAATLKLFEDNTLVRAALEQDGAGRVLVVDGGGSLRCALVGGNLGKLAEKNGWVGIVVNGCVRDSAELAECRAGVLALAAHPRKSDKRGAGVSDVPVDVRGTRIAPGDWIYADADGILVSDAALLA